Proteins encoded in a region of the Vicia villosa cultivar HV-30 ecotype Madison, WI linkage group LG5, Vvil1.0, whole genome shotgun sequence genome:
- the LOC131607875 gene encoding nodulin-26-like yields MAENSPTLETSDIVVDVNKESPQTSEDSSVPFLQKLIAEVVGTYFLIFAGCASIIVNKSTDNVVTLPGIAIVWGLALVVLIYSLGHISGAHFNPAVTIAFASTRSFPLLHVPAYISAQVLGATLASGTLKLIFSGNSGLHDQFSGTLPSGSNLQTFVFEFIITFYLMFIICGVATDSRAIGELAGIAIGSTLLLNVIISGPITGASMNPVRSLGPAFMHNEYRGIWIYLVSPVLGAVAGAWVYNLVRYTNKPLREIVKSASFLKEAKRGETK; encoded by the exons ATGGCTGAGAATTCACCAACACTTGAAACCAGTGACATTGTTGTAGATGTAAACAAAGAGTCCCCCCAAACATCAGAAGATTCTTCAGTCCCTTTCTTGCAAAAG TTGATAGCAGAGGTTGTAGGAACATATTTCTTGATATTTGCAGGATGTGCTTCAATTATAGTGAACAAAAGCACCGACAATGTTGTCACGCTTCCTGGGATCGCAATTGTTTGGGGACTCGCTTTGGTTGTGTTGATATATTCTCTCGGTCATATCTCTGGTGCTCATTTCAATCCGGCCGTCACCATTGCTTTTGCTTCCACAAGAAGTTTCCCATTGTTACAT GTACCAGCTTATATATCAGCTCAGGTTTTGGGAGCAACACTAGCAAGTGGAACCCTAAAACTCATATTCAGTGGCAACAGTGGCCTACATGATCAGTTTTCAGGAACACTTCCATCTGGATCTAACCTTCAAACTTTTGTGTTTGAATTCATAATCACATTTTATCTTATGTTTATCATTTGTGGAGTCGCCACTGATAGCCGCGCG ATTGGTGAGTTGGCGGGAATTGCAATTGGATCTACATTATTGCTTAATGTCATTATTTCGGG ACCAATAACGGGAGCATCAATGAACCCGGTTAGAAGTTTAGGACCTGCTTTTATGCACAATGAATATAGAGGAATATGGATATATTTGGTGTCGCCGGTTTTGGGAGCTGTGGCCGGAGCATGGGTCTACAACCTTGTTAGGTATACTAACAAGCCATTGCGCGAAATCGTTAAGAGTGCATCCTTCCTCAAAGAAGCAAAGCGTGGGGAAACCAAATAG